The following proteins are encoded in a genomic region of Spirosoma sp. SC4-14:
- a CDS encoding helix-turn-helix domain-containing protein: MKHITILVPDGQNNLSSIVGAYELFTGANAYWKASGRNDLFMIELAGISPTIDFEGQLFTVKPHTHIAAIAKTNLIVIPSLNHNMHQAMESNSLLIEWIARHYKRGAEIATICTGAFMLASAGLLDGRACSTHWAAVDTFRQLFPTVNLQPDRLITDEKGIYTNGGAYSFLNLLIYLIEKYYDRQTAIYCSKLFQIEIDRQSQSAFAIFTGQKQHSDEVIKKAQDYIESNLQEKISIDYLSNLFAVGRRNFDRRFIKATGNTPIEYTQRVKIESAKKALESTRKTINEVMYEVGYSDVKAFREVFRKITGLSPIEYKTKYNKEAMV, encoded by the coding sequence ATGAAACACATTACGATACTTGTCCCTGATGGCCAGAATAACCTGAGCAGCATTGTTGGGGCTTACGAATTGTTTACGGGAGCAAATGCCTACTGGAAGGCCTCTGGCCGGAATGATCTGTTTATGATCGAATTGGCGGGCATTTCGCCCACAATAGACTTCGAAGGCCAATTGTTTACCGTGAAGCCACACACCCACATTGCAGCCATCGCCAAAACTAACCTCATTGTTATTCCGTCCCTGAATCATAATATGCATCAGGCAATGGAGAGCAACAGCCTGCTTATTGAGTGGATTGCCAGACATTATAAGCGCGGTGCCGAAATAGCCACTATCTGTACGGGTGCCTTTATGCTGGCATCGGCCGGTTTGCTGGACGGCCGGGCGTGCTCGACGCACTGGGCGGCAGTGGACACATTCCGGCAACTGTTTCCAACCGTGAATCTTCAGCCCGATCGGCTTATTACGGACGAAAAAGGCATTTACACGAATGGGGGCGCGTACTCTTTCCTGAACCTGTTGATTTATCTGATCGAGAAATATTACGACCGGCAAACCGCCATTTACTGCTCTAAACTTTTCCAGATAGAGATTGACCGGCAAAGCCAGTCAGCCTTTGCCATCTTTACAGGCCAGAAACAGCATAGCGATGAAGTAATTAAAAAGGCTCAGGATTACATAGAAAGCAACCTTCAGGAGAAAATCTCCATCGACTACCTGTCAAATCTGTTCGCCGTAGGCCGACGGAACTTTGACCGACGCTTTATTAAAGCTACGGGCAATACACCCATTGAATATACCCAACGGGTTAAAATTGAATCGGCCAAAAAAGCGCTTGAATCCACCCGAAAAACCATCAATGAGGTAATGTATGAGGTTGGCTATTCCGATGTTAAAGCGTTCCGTGAAGTGTTCCGAAAAATCACGGGTCTATCGCCCATAGAATACAAAACGAAATATAATAAAGAAGCGATGGTGTAA
- a CDS encoding putative quinol monooxygenase produces MELPKTACRGERNLLKLLTVVVILLLLTVSFGKKAMAQEKKQMVRLAKIKVDPSQLAVYNAALKEQMTMAVRVEPGVLTYYAVADKNDPASITILEIYADTAAYKRHITTPHFKKYKETVNNMVKSLELVDVTLISSAKKPGM; encoded by the coding sequence ATGGAATTGCCTAAAACAGCGTGTAGAGGTGAGCGCAATCTGCTCAAATTGTTGACTGTAGTTGTAATACTGCTTTTACTGACGGTTTCTTTTGGTAAAAAAGCGATGGCACAAGAAAAAAAGCAGATGGTCAGACTGGCAAAGATTAAAGTAGACCCTTCGCAACTGGCAGTGTACAACGCTGCTTTAAAAGAGCAAATGACTATGGCTGTTCGCGTTGAACCCGGTGTATTGACGTATTATGCGGTTGCCGACAAAAACGATCCGGCGAGTATCACAATCCTTGAAATTTATGCCGATACAGCCGCCTATAAGCGGCATATAACCACACCTCATTTCAAGAAATACAAGGAGACCGTAAACAATATGGTTAAGTCGTTGGAGCTTGTTGACGTTACGCTGATTAGTTCGGCCAAAAAGCCGGGTATGTAG